A window from Brucella sp. BE17 encodes these proteins:
- the bamA gene encoding outer membrane protein assembly factor BamA, whose amino-acid sequence MTASSKFFGAASALAMSVALVASGTAALSLASVDVAQAAVVSRIDVRGNARVDAQTIRDNIAIRPGKAFSSADIDSAVKSLFAMGLFSDVRINQSGSTLIVTVSERSVVNNVLFQGNKKVKDPDLERAVQLKPRAPFDASMMESDKDAIKAAYSHIGRSDAIVNARTVDLGQGRVNVVYEITEGTRTKIDSIEFVGNQAYSGRRLRDVISTKRSNPLSWLTRNDVYDEGRLQADEEALRRFYYNRGYADFRVVSSNAVLDPATNKYTITISVDEGQRYTFGDVSVESTVEGVDTEALSRVVKTRSGKNYSAKEVEDSVLAVTENVAGSGYAFAKVEPRGDRDFENHTISVVYSVDQGPRAYVQRIEIRGNDKTRDYVIRREFDMNEGDAFNQIMVQRAKRRLEALDFFQTVNISTAPGSEPDQVVLVVDVVEKSTGEFSIGGGYSTGGETPGASVEGAITERNFLGRGQFIRISAGAGQDKMRNYGLSFTEPYFLGYRMSAGFDVFRRSYRVDSGGRYDVEQTGGTIRFGLPITDNFSAGIAYNLVQEKYDLTEDGVGYYAPALVEAGEHSPWLRSSISYSLTYNSIDDMKDPHDGIYAKFNQEFAGLGGDAKYIKTTFKANYYKTLAQEADIVGMLGVGAGYIYEYDDEGARIFDMFKNNSDIIRGFKFNGIGPYQDSGDGKRYWVGGTTYVNGTAEVQFPIPAVPESLGIRGALFADAAMLYGNESTLGTDINGNGVPVLGDDKKLRASVGVSLMWASPFGPLRFDYAFPVAKADTDKVQNFNFGVSTKF is encoded by the coding sequence ATGACGGCAAGTTCTAAATTCTTTGGTGCAGCTTCCGCGCTCGCCATGTCGGTGGCTCTGGTAGCTTCAGGTACTGCTGCGCTTTCTCTGGCGTCTGTCGATGTTGCGCAAGCTGCCGTGGTGAGTCGGATTGATGTGCGTGGCAATGCGCGCGTCGATGCCCAGACTATCCGTGACAATATCGCAATCCGGCCCGGCAAGGCCTTTTCCAGTGCTGATATTGACTCAGCGGTGAAGAGCCTTTTTGCGATGGGTCTCTTCTCAGATGTGCGTATCAATCAGTCCGGCAGTACGCTTATTGTGACTGTCAGTGAGCGGTCCGTTGTCAATAATGTCCTGTTCCAGGGCAATAAGAAGGTCAAGGACCCTGATCTGGAGCGCGCTGTTCAGTTGAAGCCGCGCGCGCCTTTCGATGCCTCGATGATGGAATCCGACAAGGATGCGATCAAGGCAGCCTATTCGCATATCGGGCGCAGTGATGCGATCGTCAATGCGCGTACTGTCGATCTAGGGCAGGGGCGCGTGAATGTCGTTTATGAAATCACTGAAGGTACGCGTACCAAGATCGATAGTATCGAGTTTGTCGGTAATCAGGCCTATAGCGGCCGTCGTCTGCGTGATGTTATTTCGACGAAGCGTTCTAATCCGCTGTCATGGCTGACGCGTAACGATGTTTACGATGAGGGTCGCCTTCAGGCTGATGAAGAGGCGCTGCGCCGCTTCTATTACAATCGTGGTTATGCGGATTTCCGTGTTGTCTCGTCGAATGCGGTTCTTGATCCGGCGACGAATAAATATACGATTACCATCAGTGTCGATGAAGGTCAGCGCTACACATTTGGCGATGTCAGCGTCGAAAGCACAGTTGAAGGCGTTGATACTGAAGCGTTGAGCCGTGTTGTCAAAACGCGTTCGGGTAAGAATTACAGCGCCAAGGAAGTCGAAGATTCCGTTCTGGCCGTCACCGAGAATGTCGCAGGCAGCGGCTACGCTTTTGCGAAGGTAGAGCCGCGCGGTGATCGTGATTTTGAAAACCACACGATTTCGGTGGTTTATAGTGTTGATCAGGGCCCGCGTGCCTATGTTCAGCGGATCGAAATCCGTGGCAATGACAAGACCCGCGATTATGTGATTCGCCGCGAATTCGACATGAACGAAGGTGATGCCTTCAATCAGATCATGGTGCAGCGCGCCAAGCGTCGTCTTGAAGCGCTGGATTTCTTCCAGACCGTAAACATCTCTACGGCGCCGGGCTCTGAACCCGATCAGGTCGTTCTGGTTGTGGATGTGGTCGAAAAGTCGACAGGTGAATTCTCCATCGGCGGTGGCTACTCGACGGGTGGTGAAACCCCGGGTGCTTCCGTTGAAGGCGCTATTACCGAGCGTAACTTCCTGGGACGTGGCCAGTTTATCCGTATCAGCGCTGGTGCCGGTCAGGATAAAATGCGTAACTACGGTCTGTCCTTTACCGAGCCGTATTTCCTCGGCTATCGCATGTCGGCTGGTTTCGATGTGTTCCGTCGTTCCTATCGCGTGGATAGCGGCGGTCGTTATGATGTTGAGCAGACGGGTGGTACGATCAGATTTGGTCTGCCAATCACCGATAATTTCTCTGCGGGTATTGCCTATAATCTCGTTCAGGAAAAATATGATCTGACTGAGGATGGTGTGGGTTATTATGCGCCCGCTCTGGTTGAAGCGGGGGAGCATAGTCCTTGGCTGCGCTCGTCGATCAGCTATTCGCTGACATATAATTCCATTGATGACATGAAAGACCCGCATGACGGTATTTACGCCAAGTTCAATCAGGAATTTGCTGGTCTTGGTGGTGATGCAAAGTACATAAAGACGACGTTCAAGGCGAACTATTATAAGACCCTTGCGCAGGAAGCGGATATCGTTGGTATGCTGGGTGTTGGTGCCGGCTATATTTACGAATATGACGACGAAGGCGCGCGCATCTTTGATATGTTCAAGAATAATTCGGACATTATTCGCGGGTTCAAGTTCAATGGTATCGGTCCTTACCAGGATTCAGGCGACGGTAAGCGTTACTGGGTAGGTGGTACGACCTATGTCAACGGAACGGCAGAAGTGCAGTTCCCGATTCCGGCTGTACCTGAAAGCCTTGGTATTCGTGGGGCTCTGTTCGCTGATGCTGCTATGCTGTACGGAAATGAGTCTACTCTAGGTACCGATATCAATGGTAACGGTGTTCCTGTTCTTGGCGACGACAAGAAGCTTCGCGCTTCGGTCGGTGTCAGCTTGATGTGGGCGTCGCCATTTGGTCCGTTGCGGTTTGACTATGCATTCCCGGTTGCGAAGGCTGATACCGATAAGGTTCAGAACTTCAACTTCGGTGTCTCGACCAAGTTCTAA
- a CDS encoding phosphatidate cytidylyltransferase: MSNLQIRIITAIVLGIAALWLTWVGGLGFTLFSIAIGLAMFYEWLGLTASRQTLFSRLFGWVWLIGVSVLLILDNGALLTIGALVLGSVILLATQWKAGRAWPAAGLFYAGFSAVSLSLLRGDEPFGFTAIIFLFAVVWATDIGAYFNGRALGGPKLAPRFSPNKTWSGAIGGTAAAIAGGILVASLVATPGGLMVPVLALVLSVVSQIGDLAESWVKRRFGAKDSGKLLPGHGGVLDRVDGLVAAAALLYIFGALVAEPDVPSAIFFSF; encoded by the coding sequence ATGTCTAATCTGCAAATCCGTATCATCACGGCGATCGTACTGGGGATAGCCGCTTTATGGCTGACCTGGGTCGGGGGATTGGGCTTTACGCTTTTTTCCATCGCGATCGGTCTTGCGATGTTTTATGAGTGGCTTGGCCTGACGGCTTCGCGTCAGACGCTGTTTTCACGGTTGTTCGGGTGGGTATGGCTGATTGGCGTCAGTGTGCTGCTCATTCTAGACAATGGTGCGCTACTGACAATCGGAGCGCTTGTGCTGGGAAGCGTGATCCTGCTTGCCACGCAATGGAAGGCTGGCCGGGCATGGCCCGCGGCAGGGCTTTTCTACGCAGGGTTTTCAGCGGTTTCGCTGTCGCTTCTGCGTGGTGACGAACCGTTTGGCTTTACGGCGATCATCTTTCTGTTCGCAGTCGTCTGGGCTACCGATATCGGGGCCTATTTCAACGGACGGGCTTTGGGCGGGCCAAAACTTGCGCCACGGTTTTCGCCCAACAAGACGTGGTCAGGCGCAATAGGTGGGACGGCTGCGGCAATAGCTGGCGGTATTCTCGTGGCATCATTGGTAGCGACGCCGGGCGGATTGATGGTGCCGGTGCTGGCTTTGGTGCTGTCTGTTGTCTCGCAGATCGGCGATCTTGCCGAATCATGGGTCAAGCGACGGTTTGGGGCCAAAGATTCGGGCAAGCTCTTGCCCGGACATGGCGGTGTTCTGGATCGCGTTGACGGGCTTGTTGCGGCAGCTGCACTGCTTTATATTTTCGGGGCACTGGTGGCTGAGCCGGATGTGCCGTCTGCAATCTTTTTCAGTTTCTGA
- the pyrH gene encoding UMP kinase, whose product MSGKPAYKRVLLKASGEALMGSQGFGIDVSVADRIAGDIKQARALGVEVGVVIGGGNIFRGVAVASKGGDRVTGDHMGMLATVINSLALRTSLNKIGVDAVVLSAIAMPEICESFSQRKATAYMDEGKVVIFAGGTGNPFFTTDTAAALRAAEIGADALLKGTQVDGIYSADPKKDPTATRFDRLTHVEVLERGLAVMDTAAVALARENNIPIIVYSIHDNGGLAGILQGKGRCTIVSDR is encoded by the coding sequence ATGTCCGGCAAGCCCGCCTATAAGCGCGTCCTTTTGAAAGCCTCCGGTGAAGCGTTAATGGGTAGTCAGGGTTTTGGCATTGATGTGTCGGTTGCCGACCGTATTGCTGGTGATATCAAACAGGCCCGCGCGCTTGGCGTCGAGGTGGGCGTTGTAATCGGCGGCGGCAATATTTTTCGGGGGGTAGCGGTCGCTTCCAAAGGCGGCGATCGGGTAACGGGCGACCATATGGGAATGCTTGCGACCGTTATTAATTCGCTGGCTCTGCGCACTTCTCTCAACAAGATTGGCGTCGATGCTGTCGTGCTTTCTGCCATAGCAATGCCTGAAATCTGCGAGAGTTTCTCGCAACGCAAGGCAACGGCCTATATGGATGAAGGCAAAGTGGTGATTTTTGCGGGCGGTACGGGCAATCCGTTCTTTACGACCGATACGGCAGCAGCGTTGCGCGCAGCCGAGATCGGCGCGGATGCGCTTCTGAAAGGCACCCAGGTGGACGGTATCTATTCTGCCGATCCCAAGAAGGACCCCACTGCGACGCGTTTTGACCGATTGACGCATGTCGAGGTGCTGGAGCGAGGGCTTGCGGTGATGGATACTGCGGCGGTTGCCCTTGCGCGTGAGAACAACATTCCGATAATAGTCTATTCAATTCATGACAACGGCGGCTTGGCCGGCATTCTGCAAGGCAAGGGGCGCTGCACGATCGTTTCGGACAGGTGA
- the lpxA gene encoding acyl-ACP--UDP-N-acetylglucosamine O-acyltransferase — translation MNNSVKETFVHPTALVQSGVQLGQGVSVGPFCHIQSGAVIGDNSVLMSHVVVTDATTLGAGAKVYPHAVLGCDPQNNKHKGGPTTLLIGENCIIREGVTMHRGSDGARGFTQIGDNCSFLAYAHVAHDCDIGDHVTFSNNVMIGGHTTIGHHAILGGGAAIHQFVRIGHHAFVGGMAAVVSDLIPYGMAIGVHAHLGGLNIIGMKRSGMERKEIHNLRHAVRMLFDRTKPVRDRAQDVLAEIPGSAAVADMISFITVDTKRAYCTPPLDAVHGGEGYDSDAS, via the coding sequence GTGAACAATTCTGTAAAAGAAACATTCGTTCATCCCACAGCGCTTGTCCAAAGTGGCGTGCAACTGGGGCAGGGCGTGTCTGTCGGCCCTTTTTGCCATATCCAGTCCGGCGCTGTTATTGGTGATAATTCAGTTTTGATGAGCCATGTGGTTGTGACCGATGCGACGACACTCGGCGCTGGCGCAAAAGTGTATCCGCATGCTGTGCTGGGTTGCGATCCGCAGAACAACAAGCACAAAGGTGGACCGACCACACTTTTGATCGGCGAGAACTGCATTATCCGTGAAGGTGTGACCATGCATCGTGGTTCAGATGGTGCACGCGGTTTTACGCAGATCGGCGACAATTGTTCGTTTCTCGCCTATGCGCATGTGGCGCATGATTGCGATATCGGTGATCACGTCACCTTCTCCAACAATGTGATGATTGGTGGACATACGACCATCGGCCACCACGCCATTTTAGGCGGTGGTGCGGCGATCCATCAGTTTGTGCGCATTGGCCATCATGCTTTCGTGGGCGGTATGGCTGCCGTTGTCAGCGATCTCATTCCCTACGGCATGGCGATCGGTGTTCATGCGCATCTGGGTGGGCTCAACATCATCGGCATGAAGCGTTCGGGCATGGAGCGTAAGGAAATCCACAATCTGCGTCATGCTGTGCGTATGCTGTTTGACCGTACCAAGCCGGTGCGTGACCGGGCACAGGATGTACTGGCCGAGATCCCCGGCAGTGCGGCTGTGGCCGATATGATCTCCTTCATTACTGTTGATACCAAGCGCGCCTATTGCACGCCGCCGCTTGATGCGGTTCATGGCGGAGAAGGCTATGACAGCGACGCTAGCTGA
- the tsf gene encoding translation elongation factor Ts: MSITASQVKELRELTGAGMMDCKAALAETNGDIEAAVDWLRAKGMAKADKKAGRTAAEGLVGVATSGNKAVVVEVNSETDFVARNEAFQELVRKIADAALTTDGSSEAVADANVDGKSVTQAAKDAVATIGENISFRRAAALEVSQGAVATYVHNGVADGLGKLGVLVAIETAGDAEAARAFGRQVAMHVAAINPLALTAEDVDPAAAEREKSIFIEQARESGKPDNIIEKMIEGRMRKFYEEVVLLSQSFVINPDLTVAAALKDAEKSIGAPAKITAFARVALGEGIEKEESDFAAEVAAAVKS; the protein is encoded by the coding sequence ATGAGCATTACCGCATCTCAGGTTAAAGAACTCCGCGAACTTACCGGCGCTGGCATGATGGACTGCAAGGCAGCTCTTGCCGAAACCAATGGCGACATTGAAGCCGCTGTCGACTGGCTGCGTGCCAAGGGCATGGCCAAGGCCGACAAGAAGGCTGGCCGCACGGCTGCCGAAGGTCTGGTTGGCGTTGCAACTTCCGGCAACAAGGCTGTTGTCGTCGAAGTCAACTCCGAAACCGACTTCGTTGCCCGTAACGAAGCTTTCCAGGAACTGGTTCGCAAGATTGCTGATGCAGCGCTGACCACCGATGGCTCGAGCGAAGCCGTTGCTGACGCCAATGTCGATGGCAAGTCTGTGACCCAGGCTGCAAAAGACGCTGTTGCAACCATTGGCGAAAACATCAGCTTCCGTCGCGCGGCAGCCCTTGAAGTCTCGCAGGGCGCTGTTGCCACTTACGTTCACAACGGCGTTGCCGACGGTCTTGGCAAGCTCGGCGTTCTGGTTGCCATCGAAACCGCAGGTGATGCGGAAGCCGCCCGTGCATTCGGCCGTCAGGTTGCCATGCACGTAGCAGCAATCAATCCTCTGGCTCTGACCGCTGAAGATGTCGACCCGGCAGCTGCCGAACGTGAAAAGTCGATCTTCATCGAGCAGGCTCGCGAATCCGGCAAGCCGGACAACATCATCGAAAAGATGATTGAAGGCCGTATGCGCAAGTTCTACGAGGAAGTCGTTCTTCTGTCGCAGTCTTTCGTCATCAACCCGGACCTGACGGTTGCAGCAGCGCTCAAAGATGCTGAAAAGTCTATCGGAGCTCCGGCAAAGATTACGGCTTTTGCCCGTGTCGCTCTGGGCGAAGGCATCGAAAAAGAAGAAAGCGATTTCGCTGCTGAAGTGGCTGCTGCTGTCAAGAGCTAA
- the lpxD gene encoding UDP-3-O-(3-hydroxymyristoyl)glucosamine N-acyltransferase, whose translation MADPIFFAPSRVLTVGDVADFTGASLRDPKLAPRSVTRLASMKDAGEGALIFVEGKKNAEGLAGIQAAGVLCTESVAPSVPSHIAALITRSPHRDFAAVGRMLFPTSAKPVTWLGEIGISAQAIIHPSAEIEDGATIEAGAVIGKGVRVGSGTLIAATAVIGENCQIGRDSYIAPGVSVQCAFIGNNVQLHPGVRVGQDGFGYVPGPAGLEKVPQIGRVIIQDHVEIGANTTVDRGSLGDTIIGEGSKVDNLVQIAHNVRIGRFCLIAAHCGVSGSCVIGDQTMLGGRVGLADHLIIGSRVQIAAASGVMNDIPDGERWGGLPARPIKQWFRDIANIRSIGQSRKEQSSDE comes from the coding sequence ATGGCAGATCCCATATTTTTTGCGCCTTCTCGTGTTCTCACTGTAGGCGATGTGGCTGATTTCACCGGTGCAAGTCTTCGTGACCCGAAGCTTGCACCGCGTTCTGTTACACGCCTGGCTTCCATGAAGGATGCCGGGGAGGGTGCGCTTATCTTCGTGGAAGGTAAGAAGAACGCAGAAGGGCTGGCAGGTATTCAAGCCGCTGGCGTTCTTTGTACGGAATCGGTCGCACCAAGCGTTCCTTCCCATATAGCAGCTCTGATTACCCGCAGCCCGCATCGCGATTTCGCAGCCGTGGGCCGCATGTTGTTTCCGACCTCTGCAAAGCCCGTGACTTGGCTGGGTGAGATCGGCATATCTGCGCAAGCGATTATCCATCCCTCAGCTGAGATTGAAGACGGAGCGACGATCGAAGCAGGTGCCGTCATTGGCAAAGGCGTGCGTGTTGGTTCTGGTACGCTGATTGCCGCAACAGCGGTGATTGGCGAAAACTGTCAGATCGGGCGTGACAGCTATATTGCACCGGGCGTCTCTGTTCAGTGTGCCTTTATCGGCAACAATGTGCAGCTTCATCCGGGGGTTCGGGTAGGGCAGGACGGTTTTGGTTATGTGCCGGGTCCGGCAGGACTTGAGAAAGTCCCGCAAATTGGCCGCGTCATCATTCAGGATCATGTGGAAATCGGTGCCAACACGACAGTTGATCGTGGTTCGCTTGGTGACACCATCATAGGCGAAGGCTCCAAGGTCGATAATCTGGTGCAGATTGCACATAATGTGCGTATTGGCCGCTTTTGTCTTATTGCGGCGCATTGCGGTGTTTCCGGCAGTTGTGTTATCGGCGACCAGACCATGCTCGGCGGACGTGTCGGCCTTGCCGATCATCTGATTATAGGCTCGCGCGTACAGATCGCGGCTGCGAGCGGCGTTATGAATGACATACCCGATGGCGAACGCTGGGGTGGGCTTCCTGCTCGCCCGATCAAACAGTGGTTCCGCGATATCGCTAATATTCGCAGCATCGGGCAATCGAGAAAGGAGCAATCCTCTGATGAGTGA
- a CDS encoding LpxI family protein, producing MAEKAMTATLAENSTRPSIEGGRVAIIAGNGLLPIKVAEALKSAGQSPFLVPLRDEADPVLYDYEHQEISVVEFAKLVRSMKAAGVLRVVLAGGVRSRPHVSDLRLDWPTLRAVPYVLQALGRGDDALLRAFIGLLESFGFKVVGAHEVVPDLLAPFPARILTSTKADKREMRNIEIAMQAALQLGDLDVGQGAIAVGGRVVALEGAEGTDLMIERIVELRAAGRIPRRGGVLVKMAKPRQDERADLPAIGVSTVANAKRAGLAGIALEAGRTFILGFGETLASANEHGLFIETISRDKKESQG from the coding sequence ATGGCGGAGAAGGCTATGACAGCGACGCTAGCTGAAAATAGCACGCGCCCTTCCATCGAGGGTGGGCGCGTCGCCATTATTGCGGGCAACGGGCTTTTGCCGATCAAGGTTGCCGAAGCGCTCAAATCTGCGGGGCAATCTCCCTTTCTCGTTCCTCTGCGTGATGAAGCCGATCCTGTGCTCTATGACTATGAGCATCAGGAGATTTCTGTTGTCGAATTTGCAAAGCTTGTCCGCTCGATGAAGGCGGCAGGCGTTTTGCGTGTGGTGCTTGCGGGCGGCGTTCGCTCCAGGCCGCATGTCAGTGACTTGCGCCTCGATTGGCCGACGTTGCGTGCCGTGCCTTATGTCTTGCAAGCGCTTGGACGGGGCGATGATGCATTACTGCGCGCCTTTATCGGCTTGCTTGAATCCTTTGGTTTCAAGGTAGTCGGTGCGCATGAGGTCGTTCCAGATCTGCTCGCACCTTTTCCAGCACGTATTCTGACGAGCACTAAAGCCGACAAACGCGAAATGCGGAACATCGAAATTGCAATGCAGGCTGCTCTTCAGCTTGGCGATCTCGATGTCGGGCAAGGGGCTATTGCTGTCGGAGGCCGCGTGGTGGCGCTCGAAGGTGCTGAAGGCACCGATCTGATGATCGAGCGAATTGTTGAATTGCGTGCGGCAGGTCGAATCCCCAGACGCGGCGGTGTTTTGGTCAAAATGGCAAAGCCCAGGCAGGACGAACGCGCTGACTTGCCGGCGATCGGTGTGTCCACGGTTGCAAATGCCAAGCGAGCGGGTTTGGCAGGAATAGCACTTGAGGCGGGACGTACGTTTATTCTAGGCTTTGGCGAAACGCTGGCCAGTGCCAATGAACATGGCCTTTTCATTGAAACGATCAGTCGCGACAAGAAGGAAAGCCAAGGGTGA
- a CDS encoding isoprenyl transferase, translating to MMSDPRHIAIIMDGNGRWAKARGLPRSAGHRAGVEALRETVKAAGERGLSYLTLFAFSSENWSRPSGEVSDLLGLLKLFIRRDLAELHRNNVKVSIIGEREGLADDIRSLLAEAEVLTRQNTGLNLVIAFNYGSRDEIARAVKSLACDVASGRLDPSSISADLISANLDTAGIPDPDLIIRTSGEMRLSNFLLWQAAYAEFLFLPGHWPDFRAGDLEAAYEVFRQRERRFGGVEVCTSLEDCDESSRAIGQ from the coding sequence TTGATGTCGGATCCGCGCCATATCGCCATCATCATGGATGGCAACGGCCGTTGGGCGAAAGCGCGTGGACTTCCGCGCAGCGCAGGCCATCGCGCCGGCGTCGAGGCTTTGCGTGAGACGGTTAAGGCGGCGGGCGAGCGAGGCTTGAGCTATCTCACGCTTTTTGCATTTTCCTCCGAAAACTGGTCGCGCCCCAGTGGCGAGGTCAGCGATCTCCTGGGCTTGCTCAAGCTGTTCATTCGTCGGGATCTGGCTGAACTGCATCGCAACAATGTAAAGGTGAGTATTATCGGTGAGCGTGAAGGGCTGGCGGATGATATCCGCAGCCTCCTTGCCGAAGCAGAAGTGCTTACCCGCCAGAACACCGGCCTCAATCTGGTGATCGCCTTTAATTACGGTTCGCGTGATGAAATCGCGCGCGCAGTGAAAAGCCTTGCATGTGATGTTGCTTCAGGCCGTCTTGATCCGTCTTCCATTTCCGCTGATCTGATCTCGGCCAATCTCGATACCGCAGGTATTCCCGATCCAGACCTCATCATTCGCACCAGTGGTGAAATGCGTCTCTCCAATTTCCTGCTCTGGCAGGCGGCTTATGCGGAATTCCTGTTCCTGCCCGGGCATTGGCCCGATTTTCGTGCGGGTGATCTCGAAGCCGCTTACGAGGTGTTCCGCCAGCGCGAGCGTCGCTTTGGCGGTGTAGAGGTGTGTACCAGTCTCGAAGATTGTGACGAAAGCAGTCGGGCGATAGGACAATAA
- the rseP gene encoding RIP metalloprotease RseP: protein MQEALAFLFGSDSLLVGTLIPFLFVLLVVVFVHEMGHYLVARWCGIGAQAFSVGFGPELIGFTDRHGTRWKLSAIPLGGYVKFIGDESQTSSPVGVDNSRLSEEDHNRAFHTRSVWRRAATVFAGPAFNIILTIAIFSVFFALYGRQVADPLIAAVQPGGPAAEAGFTPGDRFVVVEGQKITTFADVQRIVSGRAGDKLHFTVERDGKMVDLEATPLVREMEDPLGNKIKFGAIGVETTQAVGNFRRIEYGPLESVGQAVRETGHIIVRTGEFFKRFAFGREDKCQLGGPVKIANMASQAAKQGFDWLIQLTAMLSIGIGLLNLFPLPPLDGGHLVFYAVEAIKGSPVSVAAQDIFYRVGFLFVIGFMGFVLFNDVFAC, encoded by the coding sequence TTGCAGGAGGCTCTGGCCTTTTTATTCGGCAGCGACAGTCTGCTCGTTGGCACCCTTATTCCGTTTCTTTTTGTGTTGCTGGTCGTCGTGTTCGTGCATGAAATGGGGCATTACCTCGTTGCGCGATGGTGCGGCATTGGCGCTCAGGCTTTTTCAGTCGGCTTTGGACCGGAGCTTATAGGCTTTACCGACCGGCATGGAACGCGCTGGAAGCTCTCAGCCATTCCTTTGGGCGGCTATGTGAAATTCATTGGCGATGAAAGCCAAACAAGTTCTCCGGTTGGCGTTGATAACAGTCGCTTGAGCGAGGAAGATCACAACCGGGCGTTCCATACCCGGTCGGTCTGGCGGCGTGCTGCCACGGTTTTTGCAGGCCCCGCTTTCAACATTATCCTGACCATTGCTATTTTCAGCGTGTTCTTCGCGCTTTATGGGCGGCAGGTTGCCGATCCGCTGATCGCGGCTGTGCAGCCGGGCGGTCCGGCGGCTGAAGCCGGATTTACGCCGGGCGACCGCTTTGTTGTCGTGGAAGGGCAAAAAATTACTACCTTTGCCGATGTGCAACGCATCGTTTCCGGTCGTGCCGGAGATAAGTTGCATTTTACGGTCGAGCGCGATGGCAAGATGGTTGACCTCGAGGCCACGCCGTTGGTACGCGAAATGGAAGACCCGCTGGGTAACAAGATCAAGTTCGGTGCCATCGGCGTGGAAACCACGCAGGCGGTGGGTAATTTCCGCCGCATTGAATATGGCCCGCTGGAATCCGTCGGGCAGGCGGTGCGCGAAACCGGACACATCATTGTGCGCACCGGCGAGTTTTTCAAACGCTTTGCCTTTGGTCGCGAGGACAAATGCCAGCTGGGTGGTCCAGTGAAAATCGCCAATATGGCAAGTCAGGCCGCGAAACAGGGCTTTGACTGGTTGATCCAGTTGACGGCCATGCTTTCAATCGGCATTGGCTTGCTCAATCTGTTTCCGCTGCCGCCATTGGATGGGGGACATCTGGTCTTTTATGCCGTGGAAGCAATAAAGGGCAGTCCCGTTTCGGTCGCAGCGCAAGATATTTTTTATCGCGTCGGGTTTTTGTTTGTCATTGGATTTATGGGGTTCGTGCTTTTCAACGACGTCTTTGCCTGCTAG
- the frr gene encoding ribosome recycling factor, whose product MSDVFDINDLKRRMEGAVSALKHDLGGLRTGRASASLLEPITIEAYGSTMPINQVANITVPESRMLSVSVWDKTMVGAVERAIRDSGLGLNPITDGMTLRIPLPELNEQRRKELVKIAHQYAEQGRIAARHVRRDGMDTLKKLEKDSEISQDESRIQSEKVQKLTDDTIAEMDKIVAVKEGEIMQV is encoded by the coding sequence ATGAGCGATGTTTTTGACATCAACGACCTCAAGCGACGCATGGAAGGTGCGGTCAGTGCGCTAAAACACGATCTTGGTGGGCTTCGCACCGGACGTGCTTCCGCAAGCCTGCTCGAACCCATCACTATCGAAGCCTATGGTTCGACGATGCCGATCAATCAGGTCGCCAATATTACCGTGCCGGAATCACGCATGCTGTCGGTTTCGGTGTGGGACAAGACCATGGTTGGTGCTGTCGAGCGTGCGATCCGCGATTCCGGTCTGGGTCTGAACCCGATTACCGACGGTATGACGCTGCGTATTCCGTTACCTGAACTCAATGAACAGCGCCGCAAGGAGCTGGTCAAGATCGCCCATCAATATGCCGAGCAGGGCCGCATTGCTGCCCGCCATGTGCGCCGCGACGGTATGGACACGCTGAAAAAGCTGGAGAAAGATAGCGAGATCAGTCAGGATGAAAGCCGGATCCAGTCGGAAAAGGTCCAGAAGCTCACCGACGATACCATCGCGGAAATGGACAAGATCGTTGCGGTGAAGGAAGGAGAGATCATGCAGGTTTAA
- the fabZ gene encoding 3-hydroxyacyl-ACP dehydratase FabZ — translation MSDTDQTKLEAADIQDLLAVLPHRYPFLLIDRIVDIDGDRSATGVKNVSINEPHFAGHFPEKPIMPGVLIIEAMAQTAGAISLLQRRTGRPGVVYFMTIDNAKFRRPVIPGDRLLLHVKKTKQRANISKYECIAEVDGVKVAEAEVAAMIDTADENQ, via the coding sequence ATGAGTGATACAGATCAGACCAAGCTGGAAGCCGCAGACATTCAAGACCTTCTGGCTGTGCTCCCGCATCGCTATCCGTTCTTGCTGATTGATCGCATTGTCGATATCGATGGCGACCGCTCAGCGACGGGTGTGAAGAATGTGAGCATTAATGAGCCGCATTTTGCAGGCCATTTCCCGGAAAAACCAATTATGCCGGGTGTATTGATCATTGAGGCCATGGCGCAGACTGCGGGTGCTATTTCGCTGCTTCAGCGCCGTACGGGCCGTCCCGGTGTCGTCTATTTCATGACTATCGACAATGCAAAATTTCGTCGTCCGGTCATACCGGGGGATCGTCTTCTTCTGCATGTCAAGAAGACCAAGCAGCGTGCAAATATTTCCAAATATGAATGCATCGCCGAAGTTGATGGTGTAAAAGTGGCCGAAGCTGAGGTGGCGGCAATGATCGACACTGCCGACGAAAACCAGTGA